In Garra rufa chromosome 14, GarRuf1.0, whole genome shotgun sequence, the genomic stretch aagaataaataacattttaaaatatattcaaatagaaaacatttttttttaaatagtaaaaatatttcacaatattactgcttttgctgtactctggataaaaaaagcaggcttggtgagcagaagaaaattctttaaaaaacataaaaaatcttactgttcaaaaacgtttgacttgtagtatatgtactaattttaaacttaatttaatttttatattatttattttcttctaaAAATTCAACCACCCAATGGCTATTTGTGATGTTATAGTGAATTAAAAACTTTGTAACAACAcatctattttaaatagtatccATAAAGTATGTAATAGTTGTTTTTTGCTTCCACTGAGTGCTGAATTTTCCCAAACTCATGTAGAAAATCTTCCAGAGCTTCGGAAAGAGAATTCCATCCTGGAATCGGCACACGTCACTCCCTGCTCCACTATGGGAAATGGTTTAAGCGAGACCATGTGCGTGACCGTGTGTGTGTTGCAGTGCTTTGAATGTATGCACTGATGTAACAGGATCCTGTAGCCTGGGAGACATGcttttctctctctgtttctaTGTAAAGGTGCTTATTTGGCGCAGCAACTGGAGTATGTGTTTATTTTGGCCATAATTCTGCTGGTAGATTCAATTAGGCTTCAGGAACTTTTATTCCCCAGAGCACACATGCAACATTCCTCAAATGCAGCACAGTGTTTTCTAGAGTAAACAGTAATGAGTGCACACACACctgaatgcacacacacacacacacacacacacacacacacacacacacacacacacacacacacacacacacacacacacacacacacacacacacacacacacacacagactacaCTGCCCTCTGGCTCAGTTCTAGTCCAGGAATCAGATTAAACAATCCtcaaattcaattattttttgCCTGATCAATTGCAGGTCACAGAGATCTACCCAGATATGCGtctgcatgcatgtgtgtgttatTTTAACAATACAGTCTCAGCTAAAGGCACAGAATACTGTATCTCAAGTCTcctattgcttttataaaaactttataaaaaccACTACAAACTCCTTTTTGAAATCTAGGGGGTTATGGCTAAAATtagcttgtgaaaaaaaaaaatccataaataaattaagaaaaaataccCTACtgatcaaaatcatacagtgaaaaattattattattattaattattatgatattttatatatatatgaatataaaatgttataattatatataataatttatgtatgtatgtatgtatatatatatatatatatatatatatataaacttaatttgattaaattacagttattatataaatattaaatgaaacattaaaaatagttgtTTGTTCATATAAATagactaatttttagagaaaaacaTTATGTACttctgactatatatatatatatatatatatatatatatatatatgacttttttttattaaataatgacagtgacaatttttttatattttgtaatttaaatcatgtataaatatatagatatatatttaaatttaaataatgacTACATtcaattattttgtaatttaaataacttaatttatatatataNNNNNNNNNNNNNNNNNNNNNNNNNNNNNNNNNNNNNNNNNNNNNNNNNNNNNNNNNNNNNNNNNNNNNNNNNNNNNNNNNNNNNNNNNNNNNNNNNNNNNNNNNNNNNNNNNNNNNNNNNNNNNNNNNNNNNNNNNNNNNNNNNNNNNNNNNNNNNNNNNNNNNNNNNNNNNNNNNNNNNNNNNNNNNNNNNNNNNNNNNNNNNNNNNNNNNNNNNNNNNNNNNNNNNNNNNNNNNNNNNNNNNNNNNNNNNNNNNNNNNNNNNNNNNNNNNNNNNNNNNNNNNNNNNNNNNNNNNNNNNNNNNNNNNNNNNNNNNNNNNNNNNNNNNNNNNNNNNNNNNNNNNNNNNNNNNNNNNNNNNNNNNNNNNNNNNNNNNNNNNNNNNNNNNNNNNNNNNNNNNNNNNNNNNNNNNNNNNNNNNNNNNNNNNNNNNNNNNNNNNNNNNNNNNNNNNNNNNNNNNNNNNNNNNNNNNNNNNNNNNNNNNNNNNNNNNNNNNNNNgctgaatgagttgtctgaatctagttgtctgcttgaaataagattttttttcttaccccattgacagattatttagcttgttttaaacaaaaactcacttaattttgacttgtttttactaaagacaagacaatattttttacttgtctagaaaatccttcttgatttaataatatttagatattttggctggaaacaagacaaaattctaagtaagaaaagcattttttttgcagtgcagtaggctctcatgcctttctttcgcattaaatctttattaaaaacaatcctttaaaaaacttttctacctggacaagtgcatctattatgttgcctagtttatttaaaactgcacctttccttattttaaacctagccaaaaagccacgtgttgactgtgaaatttatatgcatttatggtacatttcggtgtcaatccatgttaatttttacagcgaataatgcactgtaacattaattcagcgcagaCAGCGCAGCCAAAAATAGACTCGGTCTCGGTGGCGAAACGTTCGCTGcgctgctgcaaaggcaccgcttctaggacgtactgccggacagcaaccgcgtgcagtgtgaacgctctaatccgttaacatgggtgctgaaaagattacgtaacgcatacgcacttcagacggagcaggttcgaccatttccatctcttttccttgctgctacagtctatagcgacaacagaccgcaatggacgatggccacgcctgggctgatgggaaatgtagttcccgctaccttttctcagaagaccttttaggtgcgttcgacttcatgcagcgctgcgcagaccgatcggcgggtgacttgaagtagtgcatgccggttagaaattttgtccgacttgaaccggcgccgacgccacgtgacgttcacgtgtggcatcaaagtaacgcgagagcgtttcgagaacagccggcttgctcagccagcgcaacatttcagaagggactgcgccaggctgtgatgacgtcacagcttctcatgattggccacattcaccacatgacgatgatcacgtgtgtttcgtgcataacaaatcaatttgcatgccatttcgtaaatagtttacgatcttttgactgcagtacattttattcccttaaattctttatattggatttatgcataagtttattattgtacttttttcatacagaccacttatagtattcagctgcatatttaagtaatattttttatggaataactaaaatgtcacagacatttaatgtaatgtggtcaacattgattgatgctgaaatctgtagttgctgcttcacttgcatgtgctgcatttcttccaacaaaaaaggtatttctatagcttccaattcatctgcaataaagtaggcaaacgccacgtgatctgccatgtttgagagagcaacgagatctccaacttgtccgacttgacggctccgttttcagctcctccccgactgctttcggctaatctcgctgatcggtctgcgcagcgcagcatgagctcgaacgcacctattgttttatcgagtcatgcgaccacgatagtatcgaaaaaatgtgttattgcggtacgacggtatttacaataccgttacatccctattacCAGCACATCTTAAAAACAACTTTAACTAGCATTATACATTTTGTGAATACTGTACCaaatgtattaatatatacacacacagacacatcatgtgtatataaatatatatacatattacagtatataaattctaaaaataataaataatataactaataaaaatattttaccatatttaaaattactttttataaGTTAAACATAAAGTTCCTTATTATATccttattacaatttaaaaactcacatttttaataaaaataaaaaataataaaaaataattacttaaaataataccaaaatacaaaataatgccTAATATATAAAGAAtgtctaatatttatttatgtatttgtcagtctatctatctatctatctatctatctatctatctatctatctatctatctacagtatcTATCACGCATTAACACTTTCAAAATAAGCctaaataacatttataataaagaAATGTCTGTCAGGAAAAGCAGCATCAGTTTACTCTATGACTGCTAATATTTCATTAGTCAAAAATAGCTTAAAGATTATATATTTTGCATCTGTGTTTCCTGTTTACATCTGCAAAACACAAAAACTGTTGCAAAACCTATTGCTGTCATTATATCAgtcattaaaattttaaaagtgaCTTTTTTGATCTATAAACAGACAAGATGACAATTTATTTTAGTCCACAATTGAAgaggatcaaaacctttcatcagtTCTAAAGTTGTTCCAACACCAAAACAAAAGTTCTTGATTAACTTGATTAACTTGATCAACTTTAAATGTTGACGACTgtagttaaaggataactattgccaaaatgcaacctgggctgtttttttttttactgtaaacgagacaaacatatatctaaaagcataattacgacaaacgagccgtttttgagattgaccgtgatttagtttcgtggtcaatggccggtgaatgggagtactaggggcataactttgagcgcatcaaaatcgatatttttacaaaacTAGGAAGGCTCGACACaacatgaaactttgctcgaagtttcgcctgggtctctacacatgaactccagccttgagaacattgtttgtgtacacagagtttactaaaaagaaagtttttgaacaactcactttcacgtTTGAGTTTCCgctgcgaggatggatagctcctaaagcatatttccatataaatgcacagctaattcgttgttttgtcgcaagtgaaaaacaatattaaccttctagttgtaaaaagagcctcatataagcctaatatttcgtcctatggagtccattcattcgcattcggagatcgacacttcttgactggcaagatggcaaagttatgcccctagtactcccattcaccggccattgaccacaaaactaaatcacggtcaatctcaaaaacggctcgtttgtcgtaattatgcttttgatataagtttgtctcgtttacagtaaaaacaaacagcccagattgcattttggcaatagttttCCTTTAATGTTGCACTCAAAACTTGTTGGTGACCTACACAAATAATAAAAGGGTAAAAGGCTTCACACACACATCAGATGCCGGCATGTAGTTGTATGTGATTTGCAGAGGTCTGATGTACTGTAATATCTGTAgtgggtttgtgtgtgtgtgattgtcaTGGTTGGATGCTAATCTCCTATGGCAGGATCATGATGAGAAGCAGCTGCGCTTGTCCAACTCACTATCCACAGCTCGTACGGTTACGCTCCTATGAAATGGACGCCGCACAAATACGGCAGCTCTTTAATGAGTCCTTCTTAAAGGGAAGGATCAGTGTTTGCCAGCCTGATTGCTGTGTCAAATGGACGGCACATGCTTTCTTTTGGAGTTCTGCGGCTGCCACAAGCCATGCGAACATTAGCGGAACAAATATTACTATTAGGATGCATATTAAATGTGAAATCATTTGACATTGTTAATAAATTATGCACTTTACCATTTACATTTCAGATTCCTTTCATTATCTGAGGCCTGAAATCGCCTGAACGGGTGACATAAAGTCTCAGTGTCCACAGAGAAGAAATAAAGACGGAGATACAAAACTCTTGGCAATAAAAATACAACTTCTTTACCACTGGATGGCACAGCCGGCAGATCAAAAGATCTTGAACATTCCCTTGAACTCGTCTTCAAAAGCCCTTCCAGCAGAATTATCCACAATCCTAGAAAACACAACAAGACAAGCCGAATCAAAACAAAAAGGAGGCTTTTTTCACTGAGGAACATGTTGAAGTGCAATATGAGAAATGGCCATGTTCATACGAGACATTCAGAGCCACTGAGAGCCGTTCTTATGAGGCCAGACGAAAGCGCTGGGCTGGATATGTGATAGAAATAAAACGTTTTATAGCTGACAATGAACTTTTTCTTATGCATTCCTTCACAGTTGaatgatgtttttgttttttcacatgAGGGACCAATGGAAAATCATACAGTATTTGAAATATTGGGAGCTCAAAATCATACCTTTTCTGGATATTATCTGATATGCTTAAAACTGCAATATAAATTTGGTCATTCCCAATAATACGTAAAACCTTCCTAATGTTGTTTTATTGCTGTTATTATGTCAATCATTACAATTTTTACACCAACAAAACGACAATTTAGATGATTCACTCCAAAATAAAACCTGCAGTTTGCAATATAAATTGGGCCATTCCCAATACTTAAAACCTTcctaatgttgttgttttttcttaccAAGGAAGGGTAAAAACATAAAGCTCTCCAAAATACTGATATTACAGccaattgaatgttttttttttattaatttattttgtatgtttgtgtgagtgttttcCTGTATCCTCCAGATATTTTTTCCAATTAAATCATTCATTGTAAGATGATAAACCTTGTTTGTGTGTGAATATACTTAACTATAGAAATTTGAGGACAAAACCTTCGGAGCATTTTCAAATGTTGGCTAAATTTATTTGTAAAGCTAAAATGgcttttcgaaaaaaaaaaatgtttttagaatttGAGTTTAGGATGAAGTTTAGGATTTGAAATTAATTTGTAGCAGggttgaattaaataaaattaaataaaacaaaaacaaaaaaatgacaacaaaatgcTTAAATAGCTTAATAATtatcaataatataataatatatataataatataataatattatataacttatatttttatcatttagtttaacttttacCTTTTATTAATAGAGATTTGAAGCATTTTCAAATGTTGgctaaatttatttataaagctTAATTgtctttttcaaaaatgttttaattgtttttagaaTTAGAGTTTAGAACATAGTTTAGGATTTGAATTAGCAGGATTAAAAATAAGGGGAAAAAATAGAAATTTGAGGACAAAACTCAAATTTTgaagcatttatttataaaactgcaatggttttttgaaaaaaaaatgttaatgtttttataatttcagtTTAGGGTGAAGTTTAGGATTTGAATTAGCAGGGTTAAATGAaactaaagaaaataataataaaattaaattaaaaaaaagtaaaaaaaataatggttttatTAATTATCAATAATATTAAACTTATATTAGTTTAacttttaaaaatagaaatttgAGAACAAAACCTTCAGAGCAATGTTGGATAAATTTGTTCATAAAGCTAAAATGGCTTTTTTAAAAATTTTGAAACGTTTTTAGAAATTGAGTTTAGGATGAAGTTTAGGATTTTAAATTAGTTTGTAGCAGggttaaatgaaacaaaataaaataataacataaaataaaataaaaagcaacaacaaaaaaattaaataaaagtaaaataaaaaaaaggttttattaaTTATCAATAATATTAAACTTATTATATTTGTATCATTAAGTTTAACTTGATACTAAAAAGTTACCAAAAATACTTaaagtaaaactaaaattaaattaattaaaactatagacatattatttaaaaaaaaaaataataataataaaacacacaaTATTTTACCTAAAATTAAAACCAATTACACCACAAATTATTAATTACATCTATAATAGTATCTTAAAAGGACAAttgaccaaaaaataaaattctgtcattaattactcaccctcatgttgttccaaacctgtaagacctatttttaagatatttttgctgaaatcaGCAATGTTTCTGTACGTTTCTGGGTCTGGGAaaatttcagttacattgctgtatgcagagccagaaagctctcggatttcatcagaaatatcttcatttttgttctaaagatgaacgaaggtattacgggtttggaacagcaacatgagggtgagtaattcatgtcagaatttttatttttggttgaaccaGCTCtataaatgatactaaaataacactggtttgtTGTTTTTATGCAAGTCATTTAACATAAAAACAACAGAAGTTAGCATGCGTGATCTCTCACACATCTGTCTGCAGTCATAGCTGACGATTCACACTTTCCAGTTGATTCATGTCTCTGTTCTTCCTGTAACCGATCAAACGCTTCACCTGTGCCCTACCGCACACTGCAAACCTGCTCAAACACCTCAAGAACAACGGACCGGGAGACAGATGCTATTTTATGTCaaactctttctttctctctctctttctcagaaGCTTCTTTTGACCCGCTGACTTCCCCTGTAAATGCCAACCTTCAAACAGCGTCCTCTCCTTCACCCTGCTCCGTCATCTGAAGGGTCAAAGTGCAAAGTTCACAGGCCCAGCACGTTCATCACACAGAGCGATGAACAGATGAAAAACTAAAACTACAGTCTGATCTGTTTTTCATCTGATCCTCAAACACGTGTCTTGACTTGATTACGCTCACGCAACAGAAAAACACACACGTTGTTGAAAAAGCTTTTTTCAATAATAATAGTTGATATGTGCTACAATTTGTGCATAAGTCTGCTGTAACATTTTTGAAATTATATATAACAATAATGTAGTTTTTCATTCAAATAACCCATATTATGTCATTGTAAGTgagatattgttttttatttaacagtTAATATCCTGCATTTTCTTCAACGcttaaagtagttcactttcagaacactgtcatccaagatgttcatgactttctttcttcagtcaaaaagaaatggtgttttttgaggcaaacatgtcaggatttctctccatttaatggacttctatggtgcccctgagtttaaacttccaaaatggagtttaaatgcagcttcaaagggctctaaatgatcacagcccaggaagaagggtcttatctagcgaaacaattggctattttctaaaaacatttacaacttatacacgttttaatctcaaacactcgtcttgccaagctagacaagatgtgcatttgaagttaaaaagtatataaattatatatatattttttttttttagaaaataacccattattttgctagataagactcttctttcctcggctgtggtcgtttagagccatttgaagctgcattttggaagttcaaactcgggggcaccatagaagttcattatatggagagaaatccagaaaaTGTTTTACTTAAACATTATTTCCTCATGACTAAAGACAGAAAgatataaacatcttggatgacaaggggtgagtacataatctgtaaatttttgctctgaatgtgaactactcctttatgtACACTAATGGGAGACACTTCCTGTTCATTATCAGCTACAGAGGCTTTGCACTTACTTGTTCAGTTACCCGAATGCTTGGCCATTactgaatgtaaacaacagcatggattgcactgttAACATACTACTGAATGAGTTGTTCTGGTAatgtatgctgtctaaaccatgggggaaaaacgtgtggaagctgctaaattatatagagaaggacttagtatgcaggaaagggcacaatattttgacaagttaataggtggtaaagatatgtatgagcagtattaatcaggtattagtctaatatttcacctagctggccagaaatgataagaacttAACATAAATGTTGACATaaaagattcttgctctggaaatcagtaaagccaaccacaaacacatttttcctcagtttttttgcactctcctctttgatttgttataacttttggcagtctatggtACTCCAAATTTTTATcccggtctgactgattagtaaagcccaaaacatgacaataatgacaattttcagcaacaataatcatcaaaatatgcgagtttcgttcagtttagtggcattgtttacgttctatGCCAGCGTACGTAGCCTACTACAAACCACGGTGCTCATaactaagataatacattaaaataacatggtaagacacaccaattttcaatatcaagcaacaaaacaTTTACATGTTTACATGTGCAGCTAAAAATACCTGGACGCTGATGACACCGGAAGCCAGACCgtcaaaatttacaaatggccgcgccccCTCTTAcaagaagaaaaaggtggataatgcACATGTGTTTTAAACAAAGTATGGCCAGGTAGCCTGTTAATTTCGTCTCTGCTAATTTAAAATTGATGAATATAAAATCTCCACTGGCTCTACAATACTTAGTACAGCTTAAGACTACTTGAAGCGGTAGTTTATATATAGGCTACATGTACGGTTTAAATTGATAATTTCTCCCTCTCATATTCATGCATAGATCTGCTGTGCATCCTCGGATATTCGTTGATGTATTTCAATTGCAATGCTTCCCTCTACTGGTGTGTAATTACACCTGCAGCTCTCTACTATCAAAACATcatttacaaatgtgaccctggaccacaaaacctgtcattaaaggtcaattttttaaatgagcttttcattgatgtttggtttgttaggatatggaAATATTTGGCGGAggtacaaatatttgaaaaccttGAATCTgaggttgaaaaaaaatcaaaacactgagaaaatcaccgttacaattgtccaaatgaagttcttaccaatgcatatgactaataaaaaattaagtttttatatataatggTAGGaagtgtacaaaatatcttaattgaacatttttacttaatatcctaatgatttttgacatgtaAGAAGAATTGATAATTTGAACCCATTccgtgtatttttggctatttctacaaatatatccatgctccttaagaatggttttgtggtccagggtcacaaatattctaATCATTTATACAATAATGCTACTTTACAAAGTCCattgacattttgaaatatatagtATAAAAACTGGTTCTTTTTAATAGCTGTACGTGCACAAAATACAACTTGCATTATTTGGTGAGTCTGTCTTTTTAAGATGAGGGCTAGTGCAGACTAGAATAAATCTACTTTCTCTTTCACTTCTATTGTTAATCACTTGGAGCAAGAAACAGTATGGTCAGTGACTTTCAAAGCTCATATTATACAGTAATGTTGTATAAAAGAGTAGGAGATGGTTTGTTTCACTTTAAATAGGCCTGTTTTAGTTTTTCCGATAAACTATGCACactgtatttatacatttatttcatttttctgtgtgtgtttgtgtatgtgttatTTGTGTAAAAGTTCACTATGTTTCTGAGCGGACTCCTGCTGCTCTTTCTGCTTCCTGATTGGACGGAAAGCATTGATGACGACACTGTGGACATCAATACTCTCGGCCGTATTATTGACTTCTTCGAGCACAAGTAAGTCCGTCTCCAGTTTCTATGAAAAAATCAAAAGCGCAAAGATAAAGTTTGCATTTAGCAACGAGGAAGTCGCCACAGAAACAGTGAGGAGCCCTGTGCCAAACAGTCATGAATTACAAACATTGGAGTGTGCCATTAGTCACCTAAAACAATACTGTTTTCCAGCTATAAGAGAATCGATAGAGATGGACATCCTCGTCAGTATGCTGTAGCCATCAATGTGCCAAAGCATCAGTGTCAACCAAACTTCAATCCTGGATATAACAACTTCCTGACTCAGGAGAACGCCATAAATGTGAAAAATGCTATTACTGATGAAACAAACGCACTTTACCAAGGTGCAGAACTCATTGCTGCAGGAACTAGAAAAATGAAGGGATACAACAGGCATTCAGAGTCTCTCCTGCTGAATCCTGCTGGCAACTCACCAATgaccaaacttttgaataaaagAAAAGACGGCTGCTCTGTTTTCTACACATTTCAGTCTCCCTGTGTTGACTCGTGTCTGAATGCAGCAAAAGACCACAACATTTTAAAGGCCCTGAAGAACTGGAAAGAACACAGTGGAATTAAAGCGTTTGTTTTCAAGAATATCTGGAAGCAAGACCCCGAAAAAAATCTTCAGTCTGAATTTAAGCAGATTGTGGCTCATGTTCCTCTCTTCCGTTGTGTGAGTGAGAATCGGTGTTATGCTTGTAAAGGGTTAGGAAACACTCCCATAGACGAGCACTGTTTGTCTGCAAAAAAGATCAAAGATGAATTGTAACAGTTCTGTACGTCTATATTAAGGTCTGCTATCTTGATTGTttatcaaacaaataaaatacgTCTGCTTGGTAAACATTTGCTTTACATtgattcatttagcagatgcttaaacttacaaatttaaattaatttggaTTTTTAAGATTAgggttatttagatttttttgtcatgTTTCCAGCCAAGAtgtctaaaaattattaaatcaagaaggaatttctagacgagtaaaaactattgtctcgttttcagaaaaaaaaaacaagtcaaaatgtagtgagtttttgcttagaacaagcaaaataatctgccaaaagGGTAGGcaaattttatttcaaacagacacTGAGattcttttttgcagtgtaggctTTTTTGGAATGTGGTGTAACCTAGACGTAATTCTACACTCTTGCTAAATGACATCAGGTCTTCAGCCAGCTGCAGCAAACACCTTCACAGAGGTTTTCATAGACAGGGGACTAATCCTGCAGAGTTTCAGGAGTGACAAACACATTTAAATGCCacataaaatcaaatcaaacacTTTAGTCATTATATACTGGTAGGGACGTAGTGTCTTTACTAAACCCTATGTTCTGTTCTATTATAATTTAAGTCAGACATTGAAGTAAgttgctgtttttgtaactcttCTGAGGAAAATATCATTCACTCTTTTGACAGTGTACCCACACAGAGAAAATATGGTTAGATTTTTCAAACGTTTATGTAATCTCATTTTGTAAGTGAgttttctttctgttttaaagatgttttctttggattgTTTGACTGCTCAACATAGAATATCAATAATACGCCTGCCTATTGCCCTCTGCTGGCTCTGCTGTTTAGTGCAAGAGCTGGCTGGGCAACAGGTGAAATGAATCATTGTTCAAGCCTCCAGGGTAAAAGACTATTATGTCTTTGagttgctctctctctcttattcTAGCACATGTACATCTCAGAGATGTACATCTGACCCCtccatttacatctgcaagatgtatttttttttatattgtttttagaTTGCTTttaggacgtttcctatcagatgttaaatagatgtctattaggtgtctttaagatgtttatgatatagaatgtatgtaaaactgacatcttacagacgtctgtcagatgtttgtacacagcagatgctttccagatcaagtgatctttaacagacatcttgcagacgtagtgtgctatctgggtagctggtaaccacaaattaactatggttttgctactaaccatagtttaaccatgataTTTTTATTGTAGTAAAACATGTGTTAAAAattttttactacatttttataataaaaccatggttaattttcttaagcgatttttatttgtgtattctttttttttttttttttttaccttaatggtttgatgttttctactctttaataaaaataaaaataaaaaaaagaatctgAAAAAAAGTCCCAAT encodes the following:
- the LOC141285037 gene encoding uncharacterized protein; this encodes MFLSGLLLLFLLPDWTESIDDDTVDINTLGRIIDFFEHNYKRIDRDGHPRQYAVAINVPKHQCQPNFNPGYNNFLTQENAINVKNAITDETNALYQGAELIAAGTRKMKGYNRHSESLLLNPAGNSPMTKLLNKRKDGCSVFYTFQSPCVDSCLNAAKDHNILKALKNWKEHSGIKAFVFKNIWKQDPEKNLQSEFKQIVAHVPLFRCVSENRCYACKGLGNTPIDEHCLSAKKIKDEL